Proteins from a genomic interval of Bombus affinis isolate iyBomAffi1 chromosome 14, iyBomAffi1.2, whole genome shotgun sequence:
- the LOC126924457 gene encoding probable tubulin polyglutamylase TTLL9 yields the protein MASLLAVQSVIMQGKNSFELYGYDILLDEDLTPWLLEVNASPALTGTDSEDYRLKFDLLDDTLNVLDFEGRFTGRETRIGGFDLLWNDDPVWTFCPNPSVCGEPPTDLKKLNIFLGARNDRVEQLRQLRQCLEEKRNKVQNDRVEMRR from the coding sequence ATGGCCAGCTTGCTGGCGGTGCAGTCGGTGATCATGCAGGGAAAGAACTCGTTCGAGCTGTACGGTTACGATATACTTCTCGACGAGGATCTGACGCCGTGGTTGCTCGAGGTGAACGCCTCGCCAGCGCTGACCGGCACGGACAGCGAGGATTATCGGCTCAAGTTCGATCTCCTCGACGACACGCTCAACGTGCTCGACTTCGAGGGCCGTTTCACCGGCAGAGAGACCAGAATCGGTGGTTTCGATCTACTGTGGAACGATGATCCGGTGTGGACTTTCTGTCCCAATCCATCTGTTTGCGGAGAACCACCGACCGATCTTAAGAAACTGAATATTTTCCTTGGAGCACGGAATGATAGAGTGGAACAGCTGCGCCAACTCAGACAGTGTTTGGAAGAGAAAAGGAACAAAGTGCAGAACGATCGTGTCGAGATGCGTCGATGA